From one Dermacentor variabilis isolate Ectoservices chromosome 3, ASM5094787v1, whole genome shotgun sequence genomic stretch:
- the LOC142574843 gene encoding uncharacterized protein LOC142574843 has protein sequence MPRGFLLQRYTRHNSDGEDNRSDSSSSSDDHEDVVRFASSPPAAVVKSCESLLLRASALLQPDHASPPQSSQEAAKRKKLSPAGPPPLLHGSPPRKTGGGSTGGTASPNGAAKSAVRRLLFDDDTLSPVSGTFIRPYSDEDDLELDEDLDYDIPAALNPVVVSEEARAELAKIENKIGAYVCRLCRQRFGDAFGLAQHRCSRIVHLEYRCPDCAKLFNCPANLASHRRWHRPRNETGGSASPSADCKQQQQGSSTSDEEAAGPYACPVCPKRFRRLAYLRKHANVHAQAEAT, from the exons ATGCCGAGGGGCTTCCTCCTCCAGCGCTACACTCGCCACAACTCGGACGGCGAGGACAACCGCTCGGACTCATCGTCTTCCTCGGACGACCACGAGGACGTCGTCCGATTTGCCTCCTCCCCGCCGGCAGCCGTTGTCAAGAGCTGCGAGTCGCTTCTACTCAGGGCCAGCGCTCTACTACAGCCGGACCATGCGTCTCCGCCGCAGTCTTCTCAGGAAGCGGCTAAGAGAAAGAAGCTCTCTCCCGCGGGTCCACCGCCCCTCTTACACGGAAGCCCTCCACGGAAGA CCGGTGGAGGAAGCACCGGCGGGACGGCAAGCCCGAACGGCGCCGCCAAGTCGGCCGTGCGCCGTCTGCTCTTCGACGACGACACGCTGTCTCCGGTCTCCGGCACCTTCATCCGGCCCTACAGCGACGAGGACGACCTGGAGCTGGACGAAGACCTCGACTACGACATTCCGGCCGCGCTCAATCCCGTGGTGGTGAGCGAGGAGGCGCGCGCCGAGCTCGCCAAGATCGAGAACAAGATCGGCGCCTACGTGTGCCGCCTTTGTCGCCAGCGGTTCGGCGACGCGTTCGGGCTCGCTCAGCACCGGTGCTCGCGCATCGTGCACCTCGAGTACCGGTGCCCGGACTGCGCCAAGCTGTTCAACTGCCCGGCCAACCTGGCGTCGCACCGCCGCTGGCATCGGCCCAGGAACGAGACGGGCGGCAGTGCGTCGCCCTCGGCAgactgcaagcagcagcagcagggctCGTCCACCTCGGACGAAGAGGCGGCAGGGCCGTACGCGTGCCCCGTCTGCCCCAAGAGGTTCCGCAGGCTCGCCTACCTCCGCAAGCACGCCAACGTTCACGCGCAGGCGGAGGCCACGTGA